ACGGTGCTGCGCGACGGCAAGGAGGTCGTCGTGCCGATCACTCCGCAGCCCGCGCCGCCGGGGCAGGAGATGTTCCGCATCGTGCGCGACTACTGCGGCGAGCCGTGCGCGGTCTACCACCTCGGCATCGCCCTCGATCAGCGCGGCGACGTCGAGCGCGTGCCGATCGGCGTGGTCGCGTCCGCGCGCGAGGCGCTCGCATACCCGGTCCGCCAGACCGCGCTCATCGTCGGCGGGCTGTGGGAGGTCGCGCGCGGTCGTGCGGAGGCGGAACTGCTCGGCCCCGTCGGCATCACGACCGCCGTCGAGTCGCAGTTCCAGTTCGGCTGGGTGCGCGTCGTCGAGCTGCTCATGATGCTCAACGTCTACCTCGGCCTGTTCAACCTGTTGCCGCTGCCGGCGCTCGACGGCGGCCGCCTTGCCTTCCTCGGCTACGAGATGGCCACGCGACGCCGCGCCAACCCGAAGGTCGAGGCGACGGTCCACATGATCGGCATCATGGCCCTGCTGCTGCTGATGCTGTTCGTCACGTACCGCGACATCGCGCGCCTGTTCTGACGGCCGCCGTGGGCCGCCGCGGGTACATGCGAACGCACGCATGATCGCGAGCCGGCGGCCGCCGCCCGCGCCGCCGCACCGTTGCCGACGCTCA
The nucleotide sequence above comes from Deltaproteobacteria bacterium. Encoded proteins:
- a CDS encoding RIP metalloprotease RseP; this translates as MWSIVGAIVAIGLLIIVHEGGHYLVARWCKMRVDRFSIGFGPAILKWRRGDTDFVVAPIPFGGYVQIAGMNVAEDVDPDDDRAYPNRPVWQRFATIFAGPGTNYLFAAVLAFGLYATSGAPTGTVWYRVAGTTEGYDAHGKLLPGDRILKVNDQLVYMAHPQADRLPRLTEVVYAERKRTGGTVRITVLRDGKEVVVPITPQPAPPGQEMFRIVRDYCGEPCAVYHLGIALDQRGDVERVPIGVVASAREALAYPVRQTALIVGGLWEVARGRAEAELLGPVGITTAVESQFQFGWVRVVELLMMLNVYLGLFNLLPLPALDGGRLAFLGYEMATRRRANPKVEATVHMIGIMALLLLMLFVTYRDIARLF